In a genomic window of Candidatus Omnitrophota bacterium:
- a CDS encoding GGDEF domain-containing protein, whose product MLYIIAFLILTVAWYMSLRRIFAGRIEYEQAKSTSLINELKNLVDLKKRLNSENARLNKVFAETLALYELTKDICKHLDEEKVFTTFNQSLKKYISIGDCRYIKDAADLVKYKNYTILPLAVEENQIAGYLAVDRISPADKEKFGILAQQFLIGLRRALLYQKVQGMTITDSLTQVYCRRYFLERFSEEMRRSKKNRLNLSFLMIDIDNFKRFNDRYGHLVGDAILRQVSKTISEAVRQIDFIGRYGGEELSIVLAETDREQANFAAERIRQAIAAAAIKVYDEELKVTVSIGVSTFPDNTLNMQDLIEMADQALYLAKETGKNRVCFSPA is encoded by the coding sequence ATGCTCTATATAATAGCATTTTTAATTTTAACCGTTGCCTGGTATATGTCATTACGCCGGATTTTTGCCGGACGCATCGAATATGAACAGGCAAAAAGTACCAGCCTGATTAATGAGCTTAAAAATTTGGTTGATTTAAAAAAACGCTTAAATTCGGAAAATGCCCGGCTGAATAAAGTATTCGCGGAAACCCTGGCGCTTTATGAATTGACCAAGGATATTTGTAAGCATCTGGATGAGGAAAAAGTTTTTACAACTTTTAACCAGAGCCTGAAAAAATATATCAGCATCGGCGATTGCCGCTATATAAAAGACGCCGCGGATTTGGTTAAATATAAAAATTATACGATCCTGCCTTTAGCTGTCGAAGAAAATCAAATCGCCGGTTATTTAGCGGTAGACAGGATTTCGCCAGCGGATAAAGAGAAGTTTGGGATCCTGGCCCAACAATTTTTAATCGGCTTAAGAAGAGCCTTGCTTTATCAGAAGGTTCAAGGAATGACCATTACCGATTCTCTTACCCAGGTCTACTGCCGAAGATATTTCCTGGAGCGTTTTAGCGAAGAGATGAGGCGTTCCAAGAAGAACAGGTTAAACTTAAGCTTCCTGATGATCGATATAGATAATTTTAAACGCTTTAATGACCGTTATGGGCATTTGGTCGGCGACGCTATATTGCGCCAGGTTTCTAAAACTATAAGTGAAGCGGTCAGGCAGATAGATTTTATCGGCCGCTACGGAGGAGAGGAGCTTTCGATCGTCCTGGCTGAAACAGACAGGGAGCAGGCTAATTTTGCCGCCGAACGTATCCGCCAGGCAATCGCCGCAGCGGCAATCAAGGTTTATGATGAAGAGTTAAAAGTTACCGTAAGCATAGGTGTTTCTACTTTTCCGGATAATACTTTGAATATGCAGGATTTGATTGAAATGGCGGACCAGGCTTTATACCTGGCCAAGGAAACCGGAAAGAACAGGGTTTGTTTTTCTCCCGCCTAA
- the ugpC gene encoding sn-glycerol-3-phosphate ABC transporter ATP-binding protein UgpC, protein MAQVSLKDVCKVFPGNVLAVNKVNLGIENKEFMVLVGPSGCGKSTSLRMIAGLEEISSGDVYIGNKRVNDVPAKDRDIAMVFQNYALYPHMTVEENMSFGLRLRHIPKPEITQRVNEAAEILGIKRLLKRKPRELSGGERQRVAVGRAIVRKPLVFLFDEPLSNLDAKMRVQMRTEIHKLHIRLQTTIIYVTHDQVEAMTMGDRIAVMKDGIISQLGDPIDVYDHPKNKFVAGFIGSPPMNFMLGKIIKKEGKFYFDEGKIRVKLVEDMHKKMANYAGSEVFFGIRSEDIYDKLFVSEAPPENIVRVNCEVFEPMGSEVYLYLNTGKHTFIARVGAHDRPRVNQEMDVVFDMSKVHFFDKSTEETII, encoded by the coding sequence ATGGCCCAGGTAAGTTTAAAAGATGTTTGTAAGGTTTTCCCCGGAAATGTGCTGGCGGTTAATAAAGTGAATCTAGGTATTGAAAATAAGGAGTTTATGGTCCTGGTAGGGCCTTCCGGTTGCGGTAAATCTACCAGCTTAAGGATGATCGCCGGCTTAGAAGAGATCAGCTCCGGTGATGTCTATATCGGAAATAAACGCGTTAACGATGTTCCGGCAAAAGACCGGGATATCGCCATGGTTTTTCAGAATTACGCCCTTTATCCCCATATGACCGTTGAAGAAAACATGTCATTTGGCTTGAGGCTTCGGCATATTCCTAAACCGGAGATCACTCAGCGGGTTAATGAGGCTGCGGAGATCTTGGGGATTAAGCGCTTGCTGAAACGTAAGCCTCGTGAGCTTTCCGGAGGCGAGCGCCAGCGGGTGGCAGTAGGAAGGGCGATCGTGAGAAAGCCTTTGGTTTTCCTGTTCGATGAGCCTTTAAGCAATCTTGATGCTAAGATGCGCGTGCAGATGCGCACCGAGATCCATAAGCTGCACATCAGGCTGCAAACCACGATTATTTATGTAACTCATGACCAGGTTGAAGCGATGACTATGGGGGACCGTATCGCGGTTATGAAAGACGGGATTATTTCCCAATTAGGCGATCCGATTGATGTCTATGATCATCCAAAAAATAAGTTTGTTGCCGGTTTCATTGGTTCCCCGCCGATGAATTTTATGCTGGGTAAGATTATCAAAAAAGAAGGCAAATTTTACTTTGATGAAGGCAAGATCCGGGTAAAACTGGTTGAAGACATGCATAAAAAGATGGCTAATTATGCCGGCAGCGAGGTGTTTTTTGGTATCCGCTCCGAAGATATTTATGATAAATTGTTTGTTTCCGAAGCCCCGCCGGAAAATATCGTCCGGGTAAACTGCGAAGTATTTGAACCTATGGGTTCGGAGGTTTATCTCTACCTGAACACAGGCAAGCATACCTTTATTGCCCGAGTCGGCGCCCATGACCGGCCCAGGGTTAATCAGGAGATGGACGTGGTTTTTGATATGAGCAAGGTGCATTTTTTTGACAAAAGCACCGAAGAAACTATTATTTAA
- a CDS encoding ROK family protein — MVKKYIIAIDLGGTNLKCALLDSSLRIKARNSFSTKSFDNKHKLIDGVVDSVNSFMLSHKLARGIILGVGIGLPGPVDTLRGIVHFLPNIPGWKSVEFKKILERKTKLPVFIDNDAKLMTLAEQKSGSAKGYANALCLTLGTGVGGGLIINGALYRGRDNAAGELGHLPLNEKGPLCGCGGQACLEAYVGNAAIIRQARKLFGPGISLEELSRLARDNNAKAMKFWRQVGEKLGLALSGIVNLLNLEAIVIGGGVSEAGGVLFKSLKQTILRRAMSVQAKRVKIFKAKLGNNAGIIGAGLLVKERLRG, encoded by the coding sequence ATGGTTAAAAAATATATTATCGCCATAGATTTAGGCGGCACTAATTTAAAATGCGCTTTGCTCGATAGCAGTTTAAGGATTAAAGCCAGAAACTCTTTTAGCACAAAGAGTTTTGATAATAAACATAAGCTTATTGATGGGGTTGTTGATTCCGTAAATAGTTTTATGTTAAGCCATAAGTTGGCCAGGGGTATTATCTTGGGAGTGGGTATTGGTTTGCCGGGCCCGGTTGATACCTTAAGGGGAATCGTGCATTTTTTGCCGAACATCCCGGGATGGAAAAGCGTAGAGTTTAAAAAAATTTTAGAGCGTAAAACTAAACTGCCGGTTTTTATCGATAATGACGCTAAGCTGATGACCTTAGCCGAGCAAAAAAGCGGTTCGGCAAAAGGATATGCAAATGCCTTATGTTTGACCTTGGGCACCGGAGTCGGTGGGGGGTTAATTATTAACGGAGCTCTTTACCGGGGCAGGGATAATGCCGCCGGAGAGCTCGGTCATCTTCCTCTTAACGAAAAAGGGCCGCTTTGCGGTTGCGGAGGGCAAGCCTGTCTTGAGGCATATGTTGGCAATGCCGCTATTATCAGGCAGGCGCGTAAACTATTTGGACCCGGGATTTCCCTTGAGGAGTTAAGCCGCTTGGCCCGCGATAATAATGCAAAGGCAATGAAATTCTGGAGACAGGTTGGGGAAAAGCTGGGATTGGCTTTAAGCGGGATTGTAAATTTACTTAACCTGGAGGCGATTGTAATTGGCGGCGGGGTTTCTGAGGCCGGAGGAGTATTGTTTAAAAGCCTAAAACAAACTATTTTGCGGCGGGCAATGAGCGTGCAGGCAAAAAGGGTAAAAATATTTAAAGCCAAATTAGGTAATAATGCCGGAATCATCGGAGCCGGATTGCTGGTTAAGGAAAGGTTAAGGGGATAA
- a CDS encoding sensor domain-containing diguanylate cyclase, protein MRQNTIRKFFLLFLITLSVTLLIINSVLLHQKINLAVFLVFISTNVFILFYLLKTFSNRSLLIHSQDERSLEQINIIKAENKKDQEFALALKFKITRYDNLKKVIEDLNRSLKLDTVIHVLSSAVYSLISNNSGCALFYLVNNQYQKLNLAYSIKDDSDLVVLTKEGDIFDQWVLRHSSQLIIEDLKNDFRFDLEALPKQEARPVSSLISSPLISHNSLFGLLRLESKTSGAFNQDDLRFLSLVADLGAAAVENSLLFQKEQDLAIHDGLTALFTKQHFITRLKDESRRLLRLDQHLSLMMIDIDFFKQYNDKFGHTAGDIVLKKMGHLLKDALREFNPLLCRFGGEEFLVMLPGINKQKALGIAEDLRRRIEKENIVLRRQDTHVTVSIGVASLPFDTKDEDELIQKADKAMYSAKGKGRNRVCSI, encoded by the coding sequence ATGCGGCAAAATACCATCCGTAAATTCTTCCTCCTTTTTTTAATTACCTTATCGGTTACCCTCTTAATAATAAACTCTGTTTTATTGCATCAAAAAATCAATCTTGCCGTTTTTTTGGTATTTATCTCAACCAATGTTTTTATTTTATTTTACTTGTTAAAAACATTCTCCAACCGCTCCTTACTTATCCATTCTCAGGATGAGCGTAGTCTAGAGCAAATAAATATTATCAAAGCCGAAAATAAAAAAGACCAGGAATTCGCTCTGGCGCTTAAATTTAAGATCACCCGTTATGATAATTTAAAAAAGGTAATTGAAGACCTTAACCGCAGTTTGAAATTAGATACCGTTATCCATGTGTTAAGCTCCGCTGTTTACTCTTTAATCTCAAATAATAGCGGATGTGCCCTGTTTTATCTGGTGAATAACCAGTATCAGAAGCTGAATTTGGCCTATTCCATAAAAGATGACAGCGACCTGGTTGTCCTTACTAAAGAAGGGGATATTTTTGATCAATGGGTCCTGAGGCATTCCAGCCAGCTTATCATTGAGGACCTGAAAAATGATTTCCGTTTTGATTTAGAGGCTCTGCCTAAGCAGGAGGCGCGGCCGGTATCATCTTTAATCAGTTCGCCGTTAATCAGTCACAACTCTCTGTTTGGCCTTTTGCGCCTTGAAAGTAAAACCAGCGGTGCTTTTAATCAGGATGATTTGCGTTTTCTCTCCCTAGTTGCCGATCTTGGGGCGGCAGCGGTAGAAAATAGTTTACTTTTTCAGAAGGAACAGGATTTGGCTATCCACGACGGTTTAACCGCGCTTTTTACAAAGCAGCATTTTATCACCAGGTTAAAAGATGAATCCAGGCGCCTCCTGCGCCTGGACCAGCATTTATCGTTAATGATGATCGATATTGATTTTTTTAAGCAATATAACGATAAATTCGGGCATACTGCCGGTGATATTGTTTTAAAGAAAATGGGGCACTTATTAAAAGATGCTTTAAGGGAATTTAACCCGCTGTTATGCCGGTTCGGAGGAGAAGAATTTTTAGTTATGCTGCCAGGGATAAATAAGCAGAAAGCATTGGGGATAGCCGAAGATTTACGCCGCAGGATTGAGAAGGAGAATATCGTGCTGCGCCGGCAGGATACGCATGTAACCGTTTCTATCGGGGTAGCCAGCCTGCCGTTTGACACAAAAGATGAAGATGAACTAATCCAGAAGGCGGATAAGGCGATGTACAGCGCCAAGGGGAAGGGAAGAAACCGGGTATGCTCTATATAA